One window from the genome of Streptomyces sp. NBC_00708 encodes:
- a CDS encoding nitrate- and nitrite sensing domain-containing protein, with protein MRFRGKSIRRKIVALLVVPLVSLTALWGFATYLTGREAGKLLSASAVVEKVGHPLEDTVRVIQSERRQTLVFLADPRTSDALPALRRQRAATDRVVAEVSRSAQEKDIRDALGATAETQLTSILGAVEGLDALRESVDKRTIGRLKAMAYYNRLIDPCYRFLTGLHTMENVSMDQQVRALTGISRAREMLSREDALVASGLLAGRLTAPELRQISDLVAQRGLLYETNVDLLPASERRRVQQYWQGPDSEPLRSAEEKIIGQGPTDGPRTRDAARWQEVGPPALDRLANDATEMNNRFQDRGKPAGYGILIKAGIAGVLGFLALLVSVFVSVRIGRELVRDLSRLRKDAHEVSGVRLPSVMRRLAAGEQVDVETESPHLQYERDEIGQVGQALNTLQRAAVEAAVKQADMRRGVSEVFVNLARRNQVLLHRQLTLLDAMERRTENTDELADLFRLDHLTTRMRRHAEGLVILSGAAPSRQWRKPIQLMDVVRAAVAEVEDYERIEVRRLPRIGVGGPAVADLTHLIAELLENATVFSPPHTAVQVHGERVANGFTLEIHDRGLGMPPDVLLDANLRLAETPEFELSDTDRLGLFVVSRLAQRQNVRVSLQTSPYGGTTAVVFIPAALLTDAPESHGTGFRLDRRSEKAIASSRPGGTTARPEADDHVPGRPSGLSPVPTGLVDPVLLDGPVELEGDEPLDFTRDPVLEAVAGPGLGPVLDGVADLEDTESERGGIFRARALRRDGEREQHQQAPDDGVRALHPEGTRPLPRRRRPPTLVTDRGRRVDGAGRAHPGSEDREPVRPVDRRRPAEPPQPTGLRTPVGPSVPAPRKPEPAPDTVGGLPRRVRQASLAPQLREGPDGRTAVPAPVESAEDIERDADEVRSRMASLQRGWQRGRLQNAEDSTGPGDTAQGTTPGGDGP; from the coding sequence ATGCGCTTTCGCGGAAAGTCCATCCGCAGGAAGATCGTGGCGTTGCTCGTGGTGCCGCTCGTCTCGCTCACCGCGCTCTGGGGTTTCGCCACCTATCTCACCGGGCGCGAGGCCGGGAAACTGCTGAGCGCGAGCGCCGTCGTGGAGAAGGTGGGCCACCCGCTGGAGGACACCGTCCGGGTCATCCAGAGCGAACGCCGCCAGACGCTCGTCTTCCTCGCCGATCCGCGTACGTCCGACGCCCTGCCCGCCCTGCGCCGGCAGCGCGCCGCCACCGACCGGGTCGTGGCCGAGGTCAGCAGGAGCGCCCAGGAGAAGGACATCCGCGACGCGCTCGGCGCGACCGCCGAGACCCAGCTCACCTCGATACTCGGCGCCGTCGAAGGTCTCGACGCCCTGCGCGAATCCGTCGACAAACGCACCATCGGCCGGCTCAAGGCGATGGCCTACTACAACCGCCTGATCGACCCCTGCTACCGCTTCCTGACCGGGTTGCACACCATGGAGAACGTCTCCATGGACCAGCAGGTGCGGGCCCTGACCGGGATATCCCGCGCCCGCGAAATGCTTTCCAGGGAAGACGCCCTGGTCGCCTCGGGCCTCCTGGCCGGCCGCCTCACCGCCCCGGAACTGCGCCAGATCTCCGACCTCGTCGCCCAGCGCGGCCTGCTGTACGAGACCAACGTCGACCTGCTCCCCGCCTCCGAACGCCGGCGCGTCCAGCAGTACTGGCAGGGCCCGGACAGCGAACCGCTGCGCTCCGCCGAGGAGAAGATCATCGGCCAGGGCCCCACCGACGGCCCGCGCACCCGTGACGCCGCCCGCTGGCAGGAGGTCGGCCCGCCCGCCCTGGACCGGCTGGCCAACGACGCGACGGAGATGAACAACCGCTTCCAGGACCGCGGCAAACCCGCCGGCTACGGCATCCTGATCAAGGCGGGCATCGCCGGTGTCCTCGGCTTCCTGGCCCTGCTCGTCTCCGTCTTCGTGTCCGTACGCATCGGCCGCGAACTGGTCCGCGACCTCTCCCGGCTGCGCAAGGACGCCCATGAGGTGTCCGGCGTACGGCTGCCGAGCGTGATGCGCCGCCTCGCCGCGGGCGAACAGGTCGACGTGGAGACCGAGTCGCCGCACCTGCAGTACGAGCGCGACGAGATCGGCCAGGTCGGCCAGGCCCTCAACACCCTGCAACGCGCCGCCGTCGAAGCCGCCGTCAAACAGGCCGACATGCGCCGCGGCGTCTCCGAGGTCTTCGTCAACCTCGCCCGCCGCAACCAGGTCCTGCTGCACCGCCAGCTGACGCTCCTGGACGCCATGGAGCGCCGCACCGAGAACACCGACGAACTCGCCGACCTCTTCCGCCTCGACCACCTCACCACCCGCATGCGCCGGCACGCCGAGGGCCTGGTGATCCTCTCGGGGGCGGCCCCCTCCCGGCAGTGGCGCAAGCCCATCCAGTTGATGGACGTGGTGCGCGCCGCCGTCGCCGAGGTCGAGGACTACGAACGCATCGAGGTCCGCCGACTGCCCCGGATCGGTGTGGGCGGCCCGGCCGTCGCCGACCTCACCCACCTGATCGCCGAACTCCTGGAGAACGCCACGGTGTTCTCGCCCCCGCACACCGCGGTCCAGGTGCACGGCGAGCGCGTCGCCAACGGCTTCACCCTGGAGATCCACGACCGCGGCCTCGGCATGCCCCCGGACGTCCTCCTCGACGCCAACCTCCGGCTCGCCGAGACCCCCGAGTTCGAGCTGTCCGACACCGACCGCCTCGGCCTCTTCGTGGTCAGCCGGCTCGCCCAGCGGCAGAACGTCCGGGTCTCCCTCCAGACCTCCCCGTACGGCGGCACCACGGCGGTGGTGTTCATCCCCGCCGCGCTCCTCACCGACGCGCCCGAGTCGCACGGCACCGGCTTCCGCCTCGACCGCAGGTCCGAGAAGGCCATCGCCAGCAGCCGTCCGGGCGGCACCACGGCCCGCCCGGAGGCCGACGACCATGTGCCGGGCAGGCCGAGCGGCCTCTCGCCGGTCCCCACCGGACTGGTCGACCCGGTCCTGCTGGACGGCCCCGTCGAGCTGGAGGGCGACGAGCCGCTGGACTTCACCCGCGACCCCGTCCTCGAAGCGGTGGCCGGTCCGGGGCTCGGCCCCGTGCTCGACGGCGTGGCCGACCTGGAGGACACCGAGAGCGAACGCGGCGGCATCTTCCGCGCCCGCGCACTGCGCCGCGACGGCGAACGCGAGCAGCACCAGCAGGCCCCCGACGACGGCGTGCGGGCCCTGCACCCCGAGGGCACCAGGCCGCTGCCCCGTCGCCGCCGGCCGCCGACCCTGGTCACCGACCGGGGCCGCCGGGTCGACGGTGCCGGCCGCGCGCATCCCGGCTCCGAGGACCGCGAGCCGGTCCGCCCGGTGGACCGGCGCCGCCCCGCCGAACCCCCGCAGCCCACCGGTCTCCGCACCCCCGTCGGGCCTTCGGTGCCCGCACCCCGTAAGCCCGAGCCCGCCCCCGACACCGTGGGCGGACTGCCCCGCCGCGTCCGGCAGGCCAGCCTCGCCCCGCAGTTGCGCGAAGGACCGGACGGCCGCACGGCGGTGCCCGCTCCGGTGGAGAGCGCCGAGGACATCGAGCGGGACGCGGACGAGGTACGCAGCCGTATGGCTTCGCTCCAGCGCGGCTGGCAGCGCGGCCGCCTGCAGAACGCCGAGGACTCGACCGGTCCCGGCGACACAGCACAAGGAACCACTCCGGGAGGGGACGGTCCATGA
- a CDS encoding hydantoinase B/oxoprolinase family protein, producing MTGRWEFWIDRGGTFTDVVGRRPDGQLVTRKLLSHDPDRYRDAAVAGIRLMLGLGPDEPVPADRVSAVKMGTTVATNALLERRGEPTVLVITEGFRDALRIAYQNRPRLFDRRILLPEAVYDRVIEVPERIDAHGRTLTPLDREAVAGLLREARADGLSSAAVVLMHGYRHPAHEQAVAAEARAAGFTQISCSHEVSPLIKLVPRGDTTVVDAYLSPILRRYVESVAAELPGIRLMFMQSNGGLREAAHFRGKDAVLSGPAGGVVGMVRTSAQAGHDRVIGFDMGGTSTDVSHYAGEFERELGAEVAGARMRVPMMNIHTVAAGGGSVLHFDGRRYRVGPDSAGADPGPACYRRGGPLTVTDAQVMLGRIRPAHFPAVFGPDGDRPLDADVVRERFEDLAEEVACATGSKRTAAETAAGFLEIAVLSMASAVKKISVQRGHDITRYALTGFGGAGGQAVCAVADALGIDTVLVPPLAGVLSAYGIGLADATAMREQSFEAVLDDAAETRVRELCDELAARTSADLRADGVPGDAISTRARVLLRYEGTDASLPVALDTAAAMTEAFTREHRARYGFTADRQLVVETVSVEATGTAGGHAELRPAGRDEGAPTTPRPYDTARMFAEGRWQEAPLHRRADLRATDTVTGPAVVAEADATTVVDPGWQAELAATGHLVLTRARPRPARQAVGTQVDPVLLEVFNNLFMSIAEQMGVTLENTARSVNIKERLDFSCALFDAQGNLIANAPHIPVHLGSMGESIKEVLHRNAGTMRPGDVYAINDPYHGGTHLPDVTVVTPVFDESGDGPVLRFLVASRGHHAEIGGITPGSMPAFSRTIDEEGVLFDNWLLVRDGVFREDATRTLLTTAPYPSRDPGTNLADLRAQIAANEKGIAELRAMTGQFGAEAVDAYMGHVQDNAEESVRRIIAGLDDGHYRYETDNGAVIEVTITVDREARSAVIDFTGTSPQQPGNFNAPKSVVMAAVLYVFRTLVADDIPLNSGCLNPLEIRVPEGSMLAPAPPAATVAGNVETSQAVTGALYAALGVQAEGSGTMNNLTFGNDRVQYYETVASGSGAGEDFDGTDAVQTHMTNSRLTDPEILEWRYPVLLESFRVREGSGGAGRHRGGSGVERRIRFLEPVTLALLTGHRRVPPYGMAGGAPGALGSQHIERADGSRTGLDGCDSADAGAGDVLVLRTPGGGGYGEPGDADGNG from the coding sequence ATGACCGGGCGCTGGGAGTTCTGGATCGACCGTGGCGGCACCTTCACCGATGTGGTGGGAAGGCGCCCCGACGGACAGCTCGTCACCCGCAAACTTCTCTCGCACGACCCGGACCGCTACCGGGACGCCGCCGTGGCCGGCATCCGGCTGATGCTGGGGCTCGGACCGGACGAGCCGGTCCCCGCCGACCGGGTCTCCGCCGTCAAGATGGGCACCACCGTCGCCACCAACGCCCTGCTGGAGCGGCGCGGCGAACCCACCGTCCTGGTGATCACCGAAGGATTCCGGGACGCCCTGCGCATCGCGTACCAGAACCGCCCCCGCCTCTTCGACCGCCGCATCCTGCTCCCGGAAGCCGTGTACGACCGGGTGATCGAGGTGCCCGAGCGCATCGACGCCCACGGCCGCACCCTCACCCCGCTGGACCGGGAGGCCGTCGCCGGTCTGCTGCGCGAGGCCCGCGCCGACGGGCTGAGCAGCGCGGCCGTCGTCCTGATGCACGGCTACCGCCACCCGGCCCACGAGCAGGCGGTCGCCGCCGAGGCCAGGGCCGCCGGGTTCACCCAGATCAGCTGCTCCCACGAGGTCAGCCCGCTGATCAAGCTCGTCCCGCGCGGTGACACCACCGTCGTGGACGCCTATCTCTCCCCGATCCTGCGCCGCTACGTGGAGTCGGTCGCCGCCGAACTGCCCGGCATCCGGCTGATGTTCATGCAGTCCAACGGCGGCCTGCGCGAGGCCGCGCACTTCCGGGGCAAGGACGCGGTGCTCTCCGGGCCCGCCGGCGGTGTCGTCGGCATGGTCCGCACCTCCGCGCAGGCCGGCCACGACCGGGTCATCGGCTTCGACATGGGCGGCACCTCCACCGACGTCTCGCACTACGCGGGCGAGTTCGAGCGCGAACTGGGCGCCGAGGTGGCGGGCGCGCGGATGCGGGTGCCCATGATGAACATCCACACCGTCGCGGCCGGCGGCGGCTCGGTCCTGCACTTCGACGGCCGGCGCTACCGGGTCGGACCCGACTCCGCCGGGGCCGACCCCGGCCCCGCCTGCTACCGCAGGGGCGGACCGCTGACCGTCACCGACGCGCAGGTGATGCTGGGCCGCATCCGCCCCGCGCACTTCCCCGCCGTCTTCGGGCCGGACGGCGACCGGCCCCTCGACGCGGACGTCGTGCGCGAGCGCTTCGAGGACCTCGCCGAGGAGGTCGCCTGCGCCACCGGCAGCAAGCGGACGGCGGCCGAGACCGCGGCCGGCTTCCTGGAGATCGCGGTCCTCTCCATGGCCAGTGCGGTCAAGAAGATCTCCGTGCAGCGCGGCCACGACATCACCCGCTACGCGCTCACCGGCTTCGGCGGGGCCGGCGGCCAGGCCGTCTGCGCCGTCGCCGACGCGCTCGGCATCGACACCGTCCTCGTCCCCCCGCTGGCCGGGGTGCTCTCCGCGTACGGCATCGGGCTCGCCGATGCCACCGCGATGCGCGAGCAGTCCTTCGAGGCCGTCCTCGACGACGCCGCCGAGACCCGGGTGCGGGAACTGTGCGACGAGCTCGCCGCCCGTACGAGCGCCGATCTGCGCGCCGACGGTGTGCCCGGCGACGCCATCTCCACCCGGGCCAGGGTCCTGCTGCGCTACGAGGGGACCGACGCGAGCCTGCCCGTCGCCCTGGACACGGCCGCCGCGATGACCGAGGCGTTCACCCGCGAGCACCGCGCCCGCTACGGCTTCACCGCCGACCGGCAGCTCGTCGTGGAGACCGTCTCCGTCGAGGCCACCGGAACGGCCGGCGGCCACGCCGAGCTCCGGCCGGCCGGGCGCGACGAGGGCGCCCCCACCACGCCCCGCCCGTACGACACCGCGCGGATGTTCGCGGAAGGCCGGTGGCAGGAGGCCCCGCTCCACCGCAGGGCCGACCTCCGGGCCACCGACACGGTCACCGGTCCCGCCGTCGTCGCCGAGGCCGACGCCACCACCGTCGTCGACCCGGGCTGGCAGGCCGAACTCGCCGCCACCGGCCACCTCGTCCTCACCCGGGCCCGCCCGCGCCCCGCCCGGCAGGCCGTCGGCACCCAGGTCGACCCGGTGCTGCTGGAGGTCTTCAACAACCTCTTCATGTCGATCGCCGAGCAGATGGGCGTGACGCTGGAGAACACGGCCCGCTCCGTCAACATCAAGGAGCGGCTCGACTTCTCCTGCGCGCTGTTCGACGCGCAGGGCAACCTCATCGCCAACGCGCCGCACATCCCGGTGCACCTCGGCTCCATGGGCGAGTCCATCAAGGAGGTCCTCCACCGCAATGCCGGCACCATGCGCCCGGGTGACGTGTACGCCATCAACGACCCGTACCACGGCGGCACCCATCTGCCCGATGTCACGGTCGTGACGCCGGTGTTCGACGAGAGCGGCGACGGGCCGGTGCTGAGGTTCCTGGTGGCCTCGCGCGGCCACCACGCCGAGATCGGCGGCATCACCCCCGGCTCCATGCCCGCCTTCAGCCGGACCATCGACGAGGAGGGCGTCCTCTTCGACAACTGGCTCCTGGTACGCGACGGCGTCTTCCGCGAGGACGCCACCCGCACCCTGCTCACCACCGCCCCGTACCCCTCCCGCGACCCCGGGACCAACCTCGCCGACCTGCGCGCCCAGATCGCCGCCAACGAGAAGGGTATCGCCGAACTGCGCGCCATGACCGGCCAGTTCGGGGCCGAGGCGGTCGACGCCTACATGGGCCATGTGCAGGACAATGCCGAGGAGTCGGTGCGCCGCATCATCGCCGGACTGGACGACGGCCACTACCGGTACGAGACGGACAACGGCGCCGTGATCGAGGTGACGATCACCGTCGACCGCGAGGCCCGCAGCGCGGTCATCGACTTCACCGGCACCTCCCCGCAGCAGCCGGGCAACTTCAACGCCCCGAAGTCCGTGGTCATGGCCGCCGTACTGTACGTCTTCCGCACCCTGGTCGCCGACGACATCCCGCTCAACAGCGGCTGCCTGAACCCGCTGGAGATCCGCGTCCCGGAGGGCTCCATGCTGGCCCCCGCCCCGCCCGCCGCCACGGTCGCCGGCAACGTCGAGACCTCGCAGGCCGTCACGGGCGCGCTGTACGCGGCCCTCGGCGTCCAGGCCGAGGGGTCCGGGACCATGAACAACCTGACCTTCGGCAACGACCGGGTGCAGTACTACGAGACCGTGGCCAGCGGATCCGGCGCGGGCGAGGACTTCGACGGCACCGACGCCGTCCAGACCCACATGACCAACTCCCGCCTCACCGACCCCGAGATCCTGGAATGGCGCTACCCGGTCCTGCTGGAGAGCTTCCGGGTGCGCGAAGGCAGCGGGGGAGCGGGCCGCCACCGCGGCGGCAGCGGGGTGGAGCGCCGCATCCGCTTCCTCGAACCGGTCACCCTGGCCCTGCTCACCGGACACCGCCGCGTGCCCCCGTACGGCATGGCGGGCGGTGCACCCGGCGCGCTCGGCAGCCAGCACATCGAGCGCGCGGACGGCAGCCGCACCGGACTGGACGGCTGCGACAGCGCGGACGCCGGCGCGGGCGACGTACTGGTGCTGCGCACCCCCGGAGGCGGCGGATACGGGGAGCCGGGCGACGCGGACGGGAACGGCTGA
- a CDS encoding HEAT repeat domain-containing protein → MFDPFIAPSGTLLGLLQRGRGDGTLHALAAPRSEALAALHHCVLSDPRHDWQAENRSLYYARLYLDLDGGVEEIERHLSDPEDHLDTDDSRTGLALSVLGHLASYGRGDALAVLRRYAATGSNWAWALDELALRDDDAGLRSLAEPVLARFPDDPEGRAELAATVRDAYEPRPWRLWADDPREAVAARVRAASEQGSFDRWQRQMRPGGPRPGWSVQAVFDWARQGLERGSTLHVPAARCLAAVAGPEDRPEIVEAARSGPDAARCAALHYLAAEVRDPAVLDLIEAAATEPPGPVAEAAVTAFERMCGEDAVDRARRWARRPDALGASAAGVLAGRGGPQDASAVLGALRDAVRGDGPDAPRLWPLVDGAGRLGIACAAPVLRHIYRETSSSQLRGRTARALAATDPSFATGFAVECLWDCEETTREVAALHAETGDLRVAERLRRLAADPAEEAEVQSAVRSRIGPDAPAV, encoded by the coding sequence ATGTTTGATCCGTTCATAGCGCCGAGCGGCACCCTGCTCGGCCTGCTGCAGAGAGGCCGCGGCGACGGCACGCTCCACGCGCTCGCCGCACCGCGCTCCGAGGCCCTGGCGGCTCTCCACCACTGCGTCCTGAGCGACCCCCGCCACGACTGGCAGGCGGAGAACCGCTCCCTGTACTACGCACGCCTCTACCTCGACCTCGACGGCGGGGTCGAGGAGATCGAGCGACACCTGTCCGACCCCGAGGACCACCTCGACACGGACGACTCACGCACGGGCCTCGCCCTGTCCGTCCTCGGTCACCTCGCCTCCTACGGGCGCGGCGACGCCCTCGCCGTGCTGCGGCGCTACGCCGCGACCGGCTCCAACTGGGCCTGGGCCCTCGACGAGCTGGCCCTGCGCGACGACGACGCGGGACTGCGCTCCCTCGCCGAACCCGTGCTCGCCCGCTTCCCCGACGACCCCGAGGGCCGCGCCGAACTGGCCGCCACCGTGCGGGACGCCTACGAGCCCCGCCCCTGGCGCCTGTGGGCCGACGATCCGCGCGAGGCGGTCGCCGCCCGCGTCCGGGCAGCCTCCGAACAGGGCTCCTTCGACCGCTGGCAGCGCCAGATGCGCCCCGGCGGCCCCCGGCCCGGCTGGAGCGTCCAGGCGGTCTTCGACTGGGCGCGCCAAGGGCTGGAGCGCGGCAGCACCCTGCACGTGCCGGCCGCCCGCTGCCTGGCCGCCGTGGCCGGCCCCGAGGACCGGCCCGAGATCGTCGAGGCCGCCCGCAGCGGCCCCGACGCCGCCCGCTGCGCCGCGCTCCACTATCTCGCCGCCGAGGTCCGCGACCCCGCCGTGCTCGACCTCATCGAGGCCGCCGCCACCGAACCCCCGGGACCCGTCGCCGAAGCGGCCGTCACCGCCTTCGAGCGCATGTGCGGCGAGGACGCCGTGGACCGGGCCCGCCGCTGGGCCCGCAGGCCCGACGCGCTCGGCGCCTCGGCGGCCGGAGTGCTGGCCGGACGCGGCGGTCCGCAGGACGCGTCCGCGGTGCTCGGCGCCCTGCGCGACGCCGTACGCGGCGACGGACCGGACGCGCCACGGCTGTGGCCACTCGTCGACGGCGCCGGCCGGCTGGGCATCGCCTGCGCCGCCCCCGTACTGCGCCACATCTACCGGGAGACGTCCTCCTCCCAGCTGCGCGGCCGTACCGCCCGTGCCCTGGCCGCCACCGACCCGTCCTTCGCCACCGGCTTCGCCGTCGAGTGCCTGTGGGACTGCGAGGAGACGACCCGCGAGGTCGCCGCGCTCCACGCCGAGACCGGTGATCTGCGCGTCGCCGAGCGGCTGCGCCGGCTGGCCGCCGACCCCGCCGAGGAGGCCGAGGTCCAGTCGGCGGTACGCAGCAGGATCGGCCCGGACGCCCCGGCGGTCTGA
- a CDS encoding ankyrin repeat domain-containing protein — translation MSETPDPAVVELASKVFDLARGGDADALAAYVDAGVPANLTNDRGDTLLMLAAYHGHAPAVTALAARGADPDRANDRGQTPLAGAVFKGEETVVRALLDAGADPAAGTPSAVDTARMFGKDDLLELFGAR, via the coding sequence ATGAGCGAAACCCCCGATCCCGCGGTGGTGGAGCTGGCCTCCAAGGTGTTCGACCTGGCGCGCGGCGGCGACGCCGACGCCCTCGCCGCCTATGTGGACGCCGGGGTGCCCGCCAACCTCACCAACGACCGGGGCGACACGCTCCTGATGCTCGCCGCCTACCACGGGCACGCCCCCGCGGTCACGGCCCTCGCCGCCCGCGGCGCCGACCCGGACCGGGCGAACGACCGGGGTCAGACGCCGCTCGCCGGCGCGGTCTTCAAGGGGGAGGAAACGGTGGTCCGCGCCCTGCTCGACGCCGGGGCCGATCCGGCGGCCGGAACGCCCTCCGCGGTGGACACCGCGCGCATGTTCGGCAAGGACGACCTGCTGGAACTCTTCGGCGCCCGCTGA